The DNA region CGCGAACGTCACCGCCGCGGCCGTCGCGGCGGGCGCGACGATGGCGGCGCGCGTCACCGCCTCGGCGAGGTCGTGGGCGTGCGCGGCGCGGCCGCGGTACCACCGCGCCAGCCGGCCGTTCGCCAGGGCCGGCAGCACCGGCCGCACGTCGCCGACGGCGGCGCGGAAGCGGCTGCGGGCGCGGGAGAGCCGCACCCGCGCGGCGCCGGCCGTGGTGCCCAGCACCGCCGCCATCTGCTCCGCGCTGAGGTCCCGCTGGTCGAGCAGCAGCACCTCGCGGTCGTTCGGGTCGAGCCGGTCGAGCACCGCGCGGACGAGCAGGCGGTCGACGACCTCGGCCTCCGGGCCCGGCGCCGCCGCGGTGATCGGCACGACCGTCGCCAGGTCGTCGCACGGCCGCTCGTACCGGCCGTAGCCGCGCGCCCCCGAGCTCATCACGACGTAGAGGCCGTGCCGCCGGCACCAGGCGTACATGACCGCGAACGGCTCCAGCGGCCGGAACCGCGACCGCGCCGCGATCAGCGTCTCCTGCGTCACGTCGTCCGGGTCGAGGCCGCGCGATGCCACGAAGCCGAACCGCGCCCGCAGGCGGGGCCGGGCGTGCCGGTCGAAGTCGTCCCACTCCGAGTGCTCGCGGGTGAACGCGATCGGTGCGAGCTCGCTCATCGACTCCCCCGTTCCGGCCGCCCGGCCTCGTCGTCACGGTGTCCGACCATGAGGAGACGCGAGCGCGGCCGATCGTTACAGCGACGGCGGGAATCGTGCGCTCCGGGACGAACCGGGCGCAAGGGTGCGCGAAAAAGGGCCGGACACGGAGAAAGGGCCGCCCGCGCGGAGCAGCCCTTCCCCGTCCGACCCGTACGGCGTTACCGGGTCCGCGTGACCGACCCGTCGGCGTTGCGGACGAACTTCACACCCGAGTCGATCACCGGGCGGTGGCTCTTGCTGCCCGGGTCGGTGACGGGCGCGTTCGTGCGCGGCGCCGGCCGTACCGCCGCCCCCGCGCTACGCGCGAAGGCGGTGTAGCAGGCCACGACAGCGAGCAGCGTGGCCAGCAGGACGGCGAACGTCCTGCGCACTGCGATGGTGCTCATGTGCTGCTCCCGTCCGAGGGCCGCGGCCGGTGCTGACACACCGACCGGACATGCTCGGACGAGCCGGTCTCGCCACTCACTCCCCGGGTCGTCTAGGCGACCGAATTGTCTCCGTGCGCCTCGCGGCGTCGGTGAGGACCACCCGGATCTTCGTGTCTCGCCCCGCCCGGGAGTCGCCTCCCGGACGCTTCCTCTATCGGCAGCCCGGCGCCGTTCCTTGAACGCCCGGCGGCATGGCCGAGAATGCCCGGCATGACCGACTTCGCCGCCGTCGACGCGTTCCTCGCCGGGCTGCTCGTGCGCGACGACCCGGGCGCTCCGGCCCTCGCCGCGAGCGAGGCGGCCGGGCTGCCGCCGATCTCCGTCTCCGCCGTGCAGGGCAAGCTGCTGCACCTGCTGGTCCGCGCCACCGGCGCGCGGCGGGTCCTCGAGGTCGGCACGCTCGGCGGCTACAGCGCGGTCTGGCTCGCGTCCGCGCTGCCGGACGGCGGCGAGCTGGTGACGTTGGAGCGGGACCCGCGGCACGCGGCGGTCGCGACGGAGAGCCTCGCCGCCGCCGGCCTCGCGGACCGCGCGCGGGTCGTCGTCGGCCCGGCGCTGGACTCGCTGCCGGGGCTGGCCGGGCCGTTCGACCTGGTGTTCATCGACGCCGACAAGACCGGCAACGCCGCCTACCTCGACTGGGCGGCCCGCCTCGGCCGCCCCGGCACCGTCGTCGTGCTCGACAACGTCGTCCGCCAGGGCGCGATCCTCGCCACCGACGCCGACAACAACGCCCGCGCGACGGTGGCGGCGCTGGAACTCCTGGCGAACGACGAGCGGTTCGACGCGACGGCGATCCAGATGGTCGGCGCGAAGGGCTGGGACGGCTTCGCGCTCGCAGTCCTGCGCTAGACGCCGTCCTTCACGAGCGAGCGCGAGATGACCAGCCGCTGCACCTGGTTGGTGCCCTCTACGATCTGGAGCACCTTCGCCTCGCGCATGTACCGCTCGACCGGGTACTCGGTGACGTAGCCGTACCCGCCGTGCACCTGCACGGCGTCGATCGCGACGCGCATCGCGGTGTCGGACGCGAACAGCTTCGCCATCGCGGCGTCGCGGCCGTACGGCGCCCCGGCGTCGCGCTTGCGCGCCGCCGACAGGTACAGCGACCGGGCCGCCTCCACCTGCGTCGCCATGTCCGCGAGCATGAACGAGATCCCCTGGAAGTCGACGATCGGCTTGCGGAACTGCGTGCGGACCTTCGCGTACTCCAGCGCCGCGTCGAGCGCCGCCTGCGCCAGCCCGACGGAGCAGGCGGCGATGCCGAGGCGGCCGCCGTCCAGAGCGGACAGCGCGATGCGGAAGCCGATGCCCTCCTCCCCCAGCAGCCGCTCGGCCGGGACCCGCGCGTCGTCCAGCACGATCTGCGCGGTGGTCGACGCCTTCATGCCCATCTTCTTCTCGGGCGCGGCCGGCTTGAGGCCGGGCGTGTCGGCGGGCGCGAGCAGCGTGGAGATGCCGCGCGCGCCGTCGTCGGACGTGCGGACCATGAGGTTGTAGAAGTCGGCCTCGCCGCCGTGGGTCACCCAGGCCTTGACGCCGTTGACGACGTACTCGTCGCCCTCGCGGACCGCGCGCGTCGACAGCGCCGCCGCGTCCGAGCCGGAGCCCGGCTCGGAGAGGCAGTACGCGCCGAGCAGCTCGCCGCCGAGCATCTCCGGCAGCCATTTCTGCCGCTGCTCGTCGGTGCCGTACGCCGCCAGCGGGAAGCAGGCGAGCGTGTGCACGCTGACGCCGAGCCCGACCGCGAGCCACGCCGTGGCGAGCTCCTCGAGGCACTGGAGGTAGACCTCGTACGGCTGCGCCGCGCCGCCGTGCTCCTCCGGGTACGGCAGCCCGAGCAGGCCGGCGCGGCCGAGCGTGCGGAACACGTCGCGCGGGAACTCCGACCGCTCCTCGAACTCCGCCGCGCGCGGGCGCAGCTCCTTGTCCGCCAGCTCACGGACCAGGTCCAGCAACGCCTCCGCCTCGGCGGTGGGCAGCGAACGGTCGACCATCAGAGGCACTACCCCTCCAGCACGAGCAGGTCGCGGGTGACCAGGTTGAGGCGGTCGGCGCCGTCCTCGGTGCAGACGACGATGTCCTCGATGCGGGCGCCGTGGCGGCCCGGCAGGTAGATGCCCGGCTCGATCGAGAACGCCATGCCCGGCGCGAGCGGCAGGTCGTTGCCGGCGACGATGTACGGGTCCTCGTGCTCCTCCAGCCCGATCCCGTGGCCGGTGCGGTGCACGAAGAACTCGCCGTAGCCGGCGTCGGCGATGACGTCGCGAGCCGCCGCGTCGACCGCCTCGCAGGTGACGCCGGGGCGGACGGCGTCGCACGCCGCCTCCTGCGCCTGCTGCAGCACGGCGTAGAGCTTGTCGAACCCCTCCGGCACCTCCCCCACGACGTAGGTCCTGGTGATGTCGGAGCAGTAGCCGTCCGGGGTGGTGCCGCCGATGTCGAACACGATCGCGTCGCCGCGCTCGATCACCCGCGGGCCGGTGTCGTGGTGCGGGGAGGCGCCGTTGGGGCCGGAGCCGACGATGACGAAGTTCACGGTGACGTTGCCGCCGGCGAGGATCGCGTCGGCGATGTCGCGGCCGACCTCGCGCTCCTCGCGGCCGACCAGGCGCATCTCCTGGATCTGCCCCTGCACGTCGTCGATGATCCGGCCGGCCTCGCGCAGCGCCGCGACCTCCTCCGGCGTCTTGCGGATGCGCAGGTCGCGCAACGCCGTCCCGGCGAGCCGCTGGAGCACCCCCGGCATCGCGTCCGCCCAGCGCAGCGTGTGCAGCGCCCAGGTCCGGTCGCTGACGCCGACCGCCTCGCAGGGGCCGGCGATGGACGCGGTGAGCGCGTACGGGTCGTCCGTCTCGTCCCAGCCGACGATCTCGATGCCCAGCGCGCCGGCCGGGGAGGTCTCGGCGCGCGGCTTCTCGAGGTTGGGGACGACGAGCGTCGCGTCCCCGGCGGCGCGCACGACGAGGCAGGTGAGGCGTTCCAGCGGGAGGGCGTCGTAGCCCGTCAGGTACCGCAGGTCCGCGCCGGGCGTGACGAGCAGGGCCTCGAGCCCGGCGTCACGCGCGGCGGCGGCCGCCCGCGCGAGGCGGTCGGCCGGGTAGAGGGCGGAGGTCATGCCGCCAGGGTACCGGCGCGGCACGCCCGCGCCGCCCTCCGGCCGGGTCAGGTACCGGAGGGCGGCGCGTCGTGCGGGGGCGTCTCGGGCGGGTCAGACCCGGGCGTCGGTGCGGGACGACGCGGGGCTGACGGTGGCGGTGCGGGAGAGCATCATCACGATCGCCAGGCCGGCGAGCGCGCTGATCAGGTGCAGGCCGTTGTCGGCGCCGTTGAGCGACAGGAAGTTCGCGCTGGTGTCCTTACCGGCCGTGAACAGGCCGTAGAGGAACGTCAGGCCGTAGCCGGCGAGCAGCGCCGCGCCGTACGCGCGGGCGGTGTCGCGGCGGCGCCACAGCGCGAGGCCGGCGAAGCCGATGGCCAGGTGCACGATGTTGTGCAGCGGGTTGATCTCGAAGATGCCGAGCAGCCGCTCGTTGGACGGGCTCGCGAAGTGGTCGAACCCGGTGACGAAGAACCCGACGATCCCCACCAGCACGTACGCCGCGCCGATCACCAGCGCGAGGCGGCGGCCGTTGTCGAGGGCTCCGTCGTTCGTGGTCGTTGCTGCCATGTCCATGCTCCCGTTCCGAGGTCAAGGGTTCCTGGGATCATTCGGTGGTGACGCCGATCCGGATGTTGCTGGACACCCCGTCGTTGTACTTCCGCGCGTTCTACGGCGTCCCCGACTCCGTTCGTTCCCCGAACGGCGAGCCGGTGAACGCGATCCGCGGGCTGGTCGACATGACCGCCCGGCTGATCGCCGAACGCCGCCCCACCCACCTGGTCGCGGCCATGGACCGCGACTGGCGCCCGGCGTTCCGCGTCGCGCTGCTGCCGTCGTACAAGGCGCACCGCGTCGTGGTGGGCAACGAGGAGAACGTGCCCGACCCGCTCGCCGCGCAGGTGCCGGTCATCGAGGAGGTCCTCGAGGCGGTCGGCATCGTCGTGGCGGGCGCGGAGGGGTACGAGGCGGACGACGTGATCGGCACGCTGGCCTCCCGTTCCCCGGAGCCGGTCGAGGTCGTCACCGGCGACCGCGACCTGTTCCAGCTGGTCGACGACGCCCGTGGCGTGCGCGTCCTCTACACGCAGGCGGGCCTGTCGAAACTCGCGGTGGTGGACGAGGCGTTCGTGCGCCAGAAGTACGGCATCCCCGGGCAGCGGTACGCGGACTTCGCGACGCTGCGCGGCGACCCCTCGGACGGGCTGCCCGGCGTGCCCGGGGTCGGCGAGAAGACCGCGGCCGCGCTCGTCTCCAAGTACGCGTCGATGGACGAGATCCTCGCCAACGTCCCCAAGGTCGCCGCGCACCGCGAGTACGTCGACGCGGCGGTGCCGGTCGTGCAGGTCGCGCGCGACGTGCCGCTGCCGGACCTCGACGACGCGCTCTGCGCGACGCCGCGCGACCCGGAGCGGCTGGTCGCGCTGTCGGAACGCTGGGGCCTCGACTCGGCGCTGAACCGCCTGCTCGCCGCGCTGACGCAGGTCTGCGGCGCGTGAGGGCGTTCTCCTTCGCGCACCGCGCGGCCGAGGTCGCCGACGCGACGAGCGGCGTTCTCGACGTGCTCGTCGTCGGGCTGGGCGCGACCGGTGCCGGCGTCGCGCTCGACGCCGCGTCGCGCGGGCTGTCGGTCGCGGCGATCGACCGCGGCGACCTGGCCAGCGGCACGTCGAGCAAGTCCAGCAAGCTGATCCACGGCGGCCTGCGCTACCTGGAGAACTACGACTTCGGCCTGGTCTACGAGGGCGTCACCGAGCGGGAGCTGCTCCAGCGCCTCGCGCCGCACCTCGTCCGGCCGATGGACTTCGTCTACCCGATCCTCCCCGACACCGCGAAGGCGCGGCTGGTCGGCCTCGGCCTGACGACGTACGACGTCCTCGCCGGCGTCCGCAACGTCCGCCGCCACGAGCGCCTCGACGCCGCGGAGGCGGTCGCGCTCGCGCCCGCCCTGGCGTCGTCCGGCCTCCAGCGCGCCTACGTCTACGGCGACTGCGCCACCGACGACGCGCGGCTGGTGCTCGCCGTCGTGACGGCGGCGCGCCGCTTCGGCGCGCTCGCACTCACCTACACCGCGGCCGAACGCCTCCTGCTCGACGGCGCCGGGCGCGTGTGCGGCGTGGCGGTGCGGGACACCCTCGGCGGGGCGGCGTTCGAGATCAGGGCCCGGCACGTCGTCAACGCCACCGGTGTCTGGGTCGACACGCTGCTCGCGCAGGAGTCGCCGGACGGCGGCAGCCACGTCGTGCAGCCGAGCAAGGGCGTCCACCTCGTCGTCCCGCGCGAGCGGGTGCCGTTGACCGGCGCGGCGATCCTCATGCCGTCGCGGCAGGGCGACGGGCGCAGCATGTTCGCGATCCCGTGGGGGCGGCAGACGATCCTCGGCACCACGGACACGGCGTACGACGGGCCGCTCGACGTGGTGGGCATCGACGCCGCCGACGTCGACTACGTGCTCGCGGCGGCGAACGCGCTGTTCGACGCGGCGCTGCACCTCGACGACGTGGTCGGCGGCTGGGCCGGGTGCCGGCCGTTGCTGCGCGGCACGAGCGAGTCGATGAGCGACCTGTCCCGGCGGCACGCGCTGTCCGAGGGGCCGAGCGGGCTGCTGACGATCACCGGCGGCAAGCTCACGACGTACCGGCGGATGGCGAAGGACGTGGTGGACCGCATCGCCGCCCGCGACGACCGGCACGCGCGGTGCCGCACCGACGAGATCCCGCTCGGCTGCGCGCGGCCGTTCGAGGCGGTGCTGGCCGACGTCACGGCCGCCGCGGCGGCGGTCGGCGTCGACGGCGAGACGGCGGAGACGCTGGTGCGCCAGCACGGCGAGGCGGCGGCGGACGTGCTCGCGCTCACCGCCGACGACCCGGCGCTCGCCGCGCCGCTGTCGCCCGCCGCCGCGCACGTCGCGGCCGAGGTCGTGCACGCGGCGCGGCACGAGGGGGCGGCGACGCTGGACGACGTGTTCGCGCGGCGGACGCGGCTGGCGTTGCGGGCGCGGGACGCGGCGCTGCCGGCGGCTCTCGGCGCGGCGCGGCTGCTGGCGCGGGAGACCGGCCGCGACGATGCGTGGGCGGCGGGCGAGGTGGCGGCCTACGAGGCGGCGGTGCGCCGCGAGCGCGGCGTCCTGCCGCTCGGCTGACGCGGCCGGAGCCGCTACCCGAGCGCCCGGGCGCGCGCCGCCCAGGCCGCGTCCGTGGCGTACTGGACGGCGTAGGCGGCGAGCGCGCGGGGCGTCGGCGGCGTGGCCGGACGCGCGCAGGACGGCCGCCGCCGCGACCAGCGCCTCGGGGCGTTGCGGCAGCAGCGCCGTCGCGTGCTCCGCCGCCGCGCGCGCCTCCGCCGGCTCGGTCGCCGCCGCCGCCCAGGCGAACGTCGCCGCCAGCACCGCCCGGTCCCCCGCCCGGTGCGCGGGGTCCCCCGGCACCGGGCGCGCCGCCTCGGCCGCACCCGCCAGGTCACCGGTGGCCGCGCGCAGGTCGGCGAGCGCGAGCCGCGCGTCC from Mycobacteriales bacterium includes:
- a CDS encoding sigma-70 family RNA polymerase sigma factor is translated as MSELAPIAFTREHSEWDDFDRHARPRLRARFGFVASRGLDPDDVTQETLIAARSRFRPLEPFAVMYAWCRRHGLYVVMSSGARGYGRYERPCDDLATVVPITAAAPGPEAEVVDRLLVRAVLDRLDPNDREVLLLDQRDLSAEQMAAVLGTTAGAARVRLSRARSRFRAAVGDVRPVLPALANGRLARWYRGRAAHAHDLAEAVTRAAIVAPAATAAAVTFA
- a CDS encoding O-methyltransferase, which translates into the protein MTDFAAVDAFLAGLLVRDDPGAPALAASEAAGLPPISVSAVQGKLLHLLVRATGARRVLEVGTLGGYSAVWLASALPDGGELVTLERDPRHAAVATESLAAAGLADRARVVVGPALDSLPGLAGPFDLVFIDADKTGNAAYLDWAARLGRPGTVVVLDNVVRQGAILATDADNNARATVAALELLANDERFDATAIQMVGAKGWDGFALAVLR
- a CDS encoding acyl-CoA dehydrogenase family protein translates to MMVDRSLPTAEAEALLDLVRELADKELRPRAAEFEERSEFPRDVFRTLGRAGLLGLPYPEEHGGAAQPYEVYLQCLEELATAWLAVGLGVSVHTLACFPLAAYGTDEQRQKWLPEMLGGELLGAYCLSEPGSGSDAAALSTRAVREGDEYVVNGVKAWVTHGGEADFYNLMVRTSDDGARGISTLLAPADTPGLKPAAPEKKMGMKASTTAQIVLDDARVPAERLLGEEGIGFRIALSALDGGRLGIAACSVGLAQAALDAALEYAKVRTQFRKPIVDFQGISFMLADMATQVEAARSLYLSAARKRDAGAPYGRDAAMAKLFASDTAMRVAIDAVQVHGGYGYVTEYPVERYMREAKVLQIVEGTNQVQRLVISRSLVKDGV
- a CDS encoding Xaa-Pro peptidase family protein; this encodes MTSALYPADRLARAAAAARDAGLEALLVTPGADLRYLTGYDALPLERLTCLVVRAAGDATLVVPNLEKPRAETSPAGALGIEIVGWDETDDPYALTASIAGPCEAVGVSDRTWALHTLRWADAMPGVLQRLAGTALRDLRIRKTPEEVAALREAGRIIDDVQGQIQEMRLVGREEREVGRDIADAILAGGNVTVNFVIVGSGPNGASPHHDTGPRVIERGDAIVFDIGGTTPDGYCSDITRTYVVGEVPEGFDKLYAVLQQAQEAACDAVRPGVTCEAVDAAARDVIADAGYGEFFVHRTGHGIGLEEHEDPYIVAGNDLPLAPGMAFSIEPGIYLPGRHGARIEDIVVCTEDGADRLNLVTRDLLVLEG
- a CDS encoding DUF4383 domain-containing protein, encoding MAATTTNDGALDNGRRLALVIGAAYVLVGIVGFFVTGFDHFASPSNERLLGIFEINPLHNIVHLAIGFAGLALWRRRDTARAYGAALLAGYGLTFLYGLFTAGKDTSANFLSLNGADNGLHLISALAGLAIVMMLSRTATVSPASSRTDARV
- a CDS encoding 5'-3' exonuclease H3TH domain-containing protein, which encodes MTPIRMLLDTPSLYFRAFYGVPDSVRSPNGEPVNAIRGLVDMTARLIAERRPTHLVAAMDRDWRPAFRVALLPSYKAHRVVVGNEENVPDPLAAQVPVIEEVLEAVGIVVAGAEGYEADDVIGTLASRSPEPVEVVTGDRDLFQLVDDARGVRVLYTQAGLSKLAVVDEAFVRQKYGIPGQRYADFATLRGDPSDGLPGVPGVGEKTAAALVSKYASMDEILANVPKVAAHREYVDAAVPVVQVARDVPLPDLDDALCATPRDPERLVALSERWGLDSALNRLLAALTQVCGA
- a CDS encoding glycerol-3-phosphate dehydrogenase/oxidase; protein product: MRAFSFAHRAAEVADATSGVLDVLVVGLGATGAGVALDAASRGLSVAAIDRGDLASGTSSKSSKLIHGGLRYLENYDFGLVYEGVTERELLQRLAPHLVRPMDFVYPILPDTAKARLVGLGLTTYDVLAGVRNVRRHERLDAAEAVALAPALASSGLQRAYVYGDCATDDARLVLAVVTAARRFGALALTYTAAERLLLDGAGRVCGVAVRDTLGGAAFEIRARHVVNATGVWVDTLLAQESPDGGSHVVQPSKGVHLVVPRERVPLTGAAILMPSRQGDGRSMFAIPWGRQTILGTTDTAYDGPLDVVGIDAADVDYVLAAANALFDAALHLDDVVGGWAGCRPLLRGTSESMSDLSRRHALSEGPSGLLTITGGKLTTYRRMAKDVVDRIAARDDRHARCRTDEIPLGCARPFEAVLADVTAAAAAVGVDGETAETLVRQHGEAAADVLALTADDPALAAPLSPAAAHVAAEVVHAARHEGAATLDDVFARRTRLALRARDAALPAALGAARLLARETGRDDAWAAGEVAAYEAAVRRERGVLPLG